AAATTAATAAAATTCCACTTGAAGAGCATATTGCGAACTAACATTTCAAAAAATTCTTCTTTTTTAATTGAAAATGTATTATATTAATATTGTTATTAAAACTGTATATAAATTAATATTTTATTAATAATATAATATTTAAATATTTATTTTAAACTAATAATAATCTTATTATATCTTTTCAATAATATATACAAACTTATAACCTAATAAATAATTAAATAATACATATGAAGAAAAAAGAACTTTATTCAGCTATTGGATTTATAAAAATATCAACAACACGTCAAAAAATATTAAAATGTTTGGAAGATAATTATATGTTACCTTCTGAAATTGCATCAAAAACAGATTTAGGAACTACACAAGTATCTAATGCACTTTCAGATTTAAAAAATAAAAAACTAGTTGAATGTATTAATGAAGAAGACAAAAAAGGAAGAATTTACGAAGTAACAAAACTCGGAAAAGAAGTTTTAACTCATTTAAAAAATGATAAAATCATAATTTAGATTAATTATCTAATACTGCACTATAATATTAAATTATAAAAAATAATGCTGCTGAATTTACCAAGTTCTATTTTTCCAAAAAATCTAAACTTAATTTGATTTTTATTATCATATCTTTAAATAATAATTAATTGTAAAAAAAAGTTAAGAGAGAGTTATAAAAAAATAAAAATATTAATTTAAGTCTCATAAACCAATGCCGCAACAAAGTATAGTATAGCTGTAATTATTAATCCTATTACTATGCCAAATAAATAAATTGATGCAAATAAATTGAAAGAATTAGCAAGTTCATTAGCATAATTTGTAGTTGTAGAGCTTATTAATGTAGGTATTAATGGAACAGCTAATATTACTATTAACGCACACATCCAATTAATGTATACTTAGCAGTTTTAAGTTTTTTATAGATTAATATTAATGAATTGCTAATATTGCTACAATAACAAGAATAATAACTTCTATTAATCCTATTGTATATATTTGGTTTAATGAGTTTAAAGTCATTTGTGAAATACTATCATATGATCCAGAAAAATCATAATTGCTTAAATAATTATTATAAGTAGTTATAGTGTCTGTATAACTGCTTATTTGGCTTTGTATATAATTTAATGATTCTATTCCCTTAATTACAAATATACTAGTAGAAAATAGTCCCAAAATAGTTAAAATTATTGATGCTATATTACTCTTTTAGTAACATCAAATTGATGTCCACAGTTAATACAAAAAATACTATCATTATCATTTTCATGTTGGCATTTAGGACATATCATAATATACATCTCTTTATATACTCTTTTTTCATTTTAAAAAATGTAGTAAAATTTTATTTATTTAAATTATAAATTTCACCCCATAGGTGCTAAAATCATGTTTGAAACTTGCCAAAGAATAATTAAAGTTATAACAGTTAATAAAAACCATTTAATCCATTCTTCGAGTTTATTTAATTCATCAACAAAGTACTTGGTTTTATCTTTGAATTGTTTCATTTTACTAAACATTCCTTTTATAATATCAAGTTTTTTATTTACAATTTTATAAAAAAATTTACTTTTGTTCTATCTTTAAAAAAAGTTTCTTATTATAATTATTATTTTGTAAAACATACTATATAAAGATTGTGTATAAAAAGATTTTACTATATTCAAAAAAAGTTAAATGATGGTAATAAATTTATAAAACATTAGCAAAATATAAATAGCTAATAAATACCACTACAATAGATATAATAAATATAATTACTCCATGTTTATGAACATCTTCGTTTTTTTGGGTTACTAAGTAAAAACCAGCAACAATAGCTGCTAAAGGAACTAAAAAAGAAAAA
This region of uncultured Methanobrevibacter sp. genomic DNA includes:
- a CDS encoding winged helix-turn-helix domain-containing protein, which gives rise to MKKKELYSAIGFIKISTTRQKILKCLEDNYMLPSEIASKTDLGTTQVSNALSDLKNKKLVECINEEDKKGRIYEVTKLGKEVLTHLKNDKIII
- a CDS encoding zinc-ribbon domain-containing protein — encoded protein: MICPKCQHENDNDSIFCINCGHQFDVTKRVI